GTCGCTATACGAAGAGGAAAAAAGATCttcaataaaattatatttattatttttgaaatttttgcagcgttcctttaatttttttttctatgtaataagttaaaaaaaaaaaattgtagatATCTCTGTAGTGCAAAAATCCAACCAACGCTAGCTCACAATTtttaaaaagagagaaataattatgAATGTGATAAATATAATAAGTTGTTTATCGAATGTCTGCATTATTTGTATAATTAGGCATAAATTTTTGCCTGAAATAATTTATTCTAGTTTCATCCATAATATTTGGACCAGCGCTGGTTCATGTACCGTTAAATAGTGTTAGATATATACCATACACTAATAAATTGTAGAGGTTAGAAATTTTCATAAATTGCTGAATAGAGCTCTAGCCAATGCGGAATGGCGGGTTGGGTTCCCTAATGGGTCTGTAGAGATTCTACCCCGGCAGCACTCGGATCATAGTCCGCTTTTCCTCCGGTGTTTCCCTAGACAGACTCGACTTGTTAATAAGCCGTTTAGATTTGAGGCCGCTTGGATGGATCATCCACAGTATCATCAGGTTGTTTCAGAGGCTTGGCAGAAGGGGATTCCGTGGCTTTCTTCATCTCTTAGGCATGTGCAAGAGGACTCGCTTAGCTTTAACAAGCACGTCTTCGGAAATATCTTTCAGCGGAAGCGTTTGGTGGCTGCCCGGATTCTTAATACTCAGCAGCGACTAGAACAGGTTGATTCTGCAGCactttatcgacgcctacaggAGCTAAGGAAAGAGCAGGAACAGATTTTGGCGCAGGAGGAAATGTTGTGGTTTCAAAAATCCAGGGAAAAATGGGTTAAGTTTGGGGATCGGAACACGGCATTTTTCCATGCTCAAACGGTTATTCGTCGACGGCGAAACCACATTCAGGGTATCACGCTAGCTGATGGAAGCTGGTGCACCGATGCTGAGCACCTCAGGGTGGCGGCCCATGAGTTTTACACTAACCTGTTTGCTACTTGTGAACCTGTGGATCCTAGTTGTATTTCTACTCCGCAGTTAGCGTCCTTTCCGGCAGATGGTATTACGGACTTGGTTAAACCTCTTTCTAAGGAAGAGGTGTTTGTGGCGATCCAGCAAATGGGTTCTTTCAAAGCCCCAGGGCCGGATGGTTTTCAAGCCTGTTTCTACAAGAGGTATTGGGAGGTGGTTGGGGACTCGGTTTTCTCCTTTGTGCATGATGCTTTTGAGCTTGGTCACTTCGATCCAGTCATATCTGAGACTCTTATTGTTCTTATTCCCAAGGTGGATAATCCTAAGTCTTTTAAGGAGTTGCGGCCCATCAGCTTGTGTAATGTTCTCCACAAGCTCATCTCCAAGGTCTTGGTTAACCGGATCCGCCCGTTTTTGAATGATTTGATTAGCCCGTATCAGAGTAGTTTTATCCCTGGTCGGAGTACTACAGATAATGCTATTGTTCTTCAGGAGGTCGTTCACTCAATGATGAAGACGAATCGACGCGAAGGAGATGTTATTTTTAAATTGGATTTGGAAAAGGCCTATGATCGACTTGACTGGCGGTTCCTGGAGAGTACGTTGGTGGAATTTGGCTTTCCTGACAAATGCATTCGGCTAATTATGTTTTGTATGACATCAGTACAGCTGTCAGTTCTTTGGAATGGAGACAGACTCCAGGGGTTTAACCCCAAGCGAGGGCTTCGTCAGGGAGATCCTCTCTCGCCTTATCTCTTTGTCTTATGCATGGAAAGGTTGAGCTCTCTTATCTCATCGGCGGTTCAAGATGGGAGGTGGCAACCTGTGACAGTGAAGGGTTCTACCCTCCAACTGTCGCATCTTTTGTTTGCTGATGATCTTCTCCTTTTTACTAGGGCTTCGGTCGCGCAGGTTACTTTGGCTAAGGAGATTCTGGCATCTTTCTGCCATGCTTCCGGGCTCCGTGTCAATGAGGGAAAGTCTATGGCTATGGGTCAAAGGAACTTATCGCAACTAATGAAGACCAGGATGTCTGAGATTACAGGGATCCAGTTTTCTCCTAACATTGGTAAGTACTTGGGTTTCCCTATCTTCAATAAAAGGGCAACTCGAGGGGACTTCCAGTTTATGGTCGACCGTGTGACTACCCGAGTTTCTGGTTGGAAGCATAAACTTCTTAATCGGGCGGGCAGACTTACTCTGGCTCAATCTGTTCTTTCCTCTATGTCCACGTATTGTATGCAACATGTTTGGGTTCCTACTGGTGTTTGCAATGATATCGACGCTGTGGTTCGACGGTTCGTTTGGAAGGGAACGAGGACTCAGGGGATTCCGTTAGTAAATTGGGATACTGTAGCTCAGCCTCAGAAATATGGGGGTTTGGGCTTGCGTCAGGCTCGTGATCATAACATTGCGCTCCTTGGTAAGAATGTGTGGCAGCTCATTAATAATGAGAGCAAGCCCTGGGTAACTTTGGTCAAGGAGAAGTATGGTGTGCAGGGTAACTTTCTGTCGTCGCCGGTAAAGAGCGGCTCCATTGTGTGGCAATCCATTCAACGCACCCGGGATGTGATACGGAATGGCTTTTCCTTCAAGTTGGGTGATGGTGAGTCCCCATTTTGGTCTACAGAATGGGTTGGGAACTTCAAGTTATGTGACTCGGTTGTGGCCATGGATATTCATGATGTTGGCATACCAATTCGTGCTGTAATTGTTGATGGTGCTTGGAATCTTTCCCAGCTTTATACTAATATTCCTAGTGATCTTCGTGAGGCGATTGGTGCTCGTGAGTGTGTCTTAAACACACGGGTGCCTGACTGCATGGTGTGGACAGAGCATCAGATGGGCAGTTATACCGCGAGCTCCGGGTATCACTGGCTGATTCAGGAGCGTTGGAAGCACGACCCCAATCCTCCACCAACGCTGGATTGGAATTGGATATGGCGCATCAAGGGCCCTTTTAAAATCCTCTTCATGATATGGCTTTGCTGCCATAATGCCCTGCCGGTTAATCTCTTGCGGTACCGTCGGAATATGGCTGCGTCACCGCTGTGCTCCCATTGCAATCTTTATCCGGAATCGGTGTTGCACTGTCTCCGCGACTGCTGGTTCGCACGTCGAGTCTGGCTTAAGCTGGGTCTTCCTCCAAATCATGTGTCTTTTGCGACTATGGAGCCTCGAGATTGGCTTCAGCGTTTGCTTCCCCACGCGGAAGCTACGACTTTGACAGCCATTTGGGGAATTTGGAATGCCAGAAATCAAGCTTGTTTGGCTCAGACCATAATTCCTGAGGAACAGCTTCTTCGATCAATTCAGGAGCATCGTACTCTGATTTTGAATGTGTGGCCTGCTTCGCATTCGGTCTCCCCGCCTCGCCTGGTCTCGTGGAAGGCTCCGTTAGCTCCTGCGGTGGCAGTTAACTGTGACGGTAGTGCGTTGGGGGTCCCGGTGCGGTTGGGTTTTGGTGGCTGCCTGCGCGCAGCGAGCGGGGACTGGCTCTCGGGTTTCATGGGACATCGTACGCGAGGCAGCGTGTTGAAGATGGAACTCCTTGCTATTTTTCATGGTTTGGAGCTGGCCTGGCAGCAAGGGCATAGGCGACTGGTGTGCTATTCTGATTCTATGTTGGCTGTTACTTTGATTCAGCATCCTCCTTCCCATCATCATGAGTATGCTGTCTTGATTTTTAACATTTGTGATCTCCTGCGGCGTGGCTGGATTGTTCAAATTGAGCACACTTTGCGGGAAGGAAATGCTTGTGCAGATTTTCTTGCTAAAGCTGGTGCTTCGCAAGATCTCGAGCTCCTTCATCTCCAGGACCCATTGCCTGGCATGGCGCCCTTGCTTTTGGCAGACTCTCTAGGAATAGGGACTATTAGGCTGTAGCgtgctttgttttgtttttccctTTTGTTCTCTTTGTTGTTAGCATcaaaaaaactacataaattaaAAGACGATGATTCaatggtgtaaagtttttttacaccgtcaaccaatcaaattttaaggatgtgctatgtcaattaatgaaattaaataaaaagagagattttctcacatccttaaaatctgattggttgacagtCATAGAAATTAAGCTCAATTACTAATATATGGTATACAACAATATTTGAGATTCACGAATCATATTTGTATTTGCCCTCATTCTAATTAAACAAATCaccataaattattattatagtaGGTTCAAGTGCTATAAATAGACATGAGAACTAATTGAAAGCCAGCCACAGACATCCAAGAAGCAGGAATTgatctctcttttctctcacaCGCTAGCTAGGTGTAATACATCAGGCAATTACTTTTCTTACTTCATTGACACCTACCATGGCCAAATCCAAAGCTTTGATGCCCACTTTCTTTATCTCATTGAACCTTATTTTCCTCTTCTCCTCCGTAGTCACAGCCTCTTACTCTAAAACCATATCACCAACACTATTGGGCTTCCGTGAAGAGAAGCTCACCCACCTCCACTTTTACTTCCATGATATTGTCGCGGGCCCAAACCCGAGCATGGTCATCGTGGCCGAGCCAAACGGGAAGGCCCCAAATTCCCTCCCGTTCGGAACGGTGGTGGCCATGGACGACCCCTTGACTGAGGGGCCCGAGCGTGACTCCAAGCTCGTGGGAACCGCACAGGGGATTTACACCTCGATATCTCAGAACACTCCGGATGACATGGGGCTTATGATGGTGATGACATTAGCTTTCTCTGAGGGAGAGTTTAACGGAAGCACGCTATGTATGATGGGGAGGAACATGATCATGCGGTACCCTGTGAGGGAAATGGCCATTGTTGGTGGCACTGGAGCTTTTCGACTTGCTCGTGGGCATACTGAGGGCAAGTTTCATTCAGTTGATTTCACCACAGGAGATGCAACTGTGGAATACGATGTTTATGTCTACCATTACTGATAAGAGTTCACGGTCAAGGTTCATTCACCAATGTGCCAAGTTGTGTTATTCTTTATATCCTTTATTTTGGGTAGAGCTAGTGTACCATTTTGTAATAAATAGTGAGAAACTGTAATGCATGTACGTTTATGATTCATTGATAGGGTCCTCTACTCCTCTTGAACCCAATAATGCTAGGAACACCAAAGCTGTATGTTTATATGAGGTGTATTTTTAGTTAtgaattatatattatatatgtatcCAGTTTAATTGTCGTTGACAAATTATATTCATAGCAATTTACTATTGTTTCATCCTTGCCGTTTCATTCCTTTTCCCTGATGATGTTtcttatttcctttttttcttcttacgTATATACAATAGAATAACAGATGATGTAGATGATGTAGGACATGCATATGAGTTTGGATCTTTCTTAGGGTAGTGCTATATAAGACTGGAAACAAATTTATATACACGTATATATGAGAAAAGTCATtagaatttgtttttgtttgtgtGGCTAAAAGATTAATTGGTCTTACGGGTATTTATGGCAAATAAAAATAGCTAGATATgttgtttcaagtttcaactcttgcgaataaaaaaattcattggcCTGCCCCTACCATTTAGTGCGCTGACTGTGGGGCGATGAATTAGTCTCACGGCTATTGACTGTGGAGATACCttggtcaaaaaaaaaaaaagacataagGGATAATAAAGTGAGTTTGACCCAAGAGTCAACCCATTTACTCCGGGTAAGGTGAATGGGTTAAACGATTCAACCAACAAACTCGTCTCGCCAACAATCCGCTAATCTATCGgtcatttttttgaaaattttagtggtgcatttacttttttttaatagcTTAATTAGACTTCGTGGTTAATTATAGGCTGCCATTTTTATATTAACTATAatgatattttatattttaaaatattttagtaGATCAACCTGCCTTTAAGCAAGATGGTACTGTCACAAGAAGAGGTTACCGATCGAGCGGCTACCTAGCTCAATATTTCTCTCAAAGTTTGCGGTTATAATTTGATTGCAACTCAGTGTTTGCAAAATATCAATATATAGTTGTCATTCTGAAGAACTGCTATCTGGGACATGCTACCAGAGCCTTTTGCAGTAGTGAACCCTATAACGTAAGTTAgagaactttttttttggtacatcggaaaataagtTAGAGAACTTTAAGATCACCGTATATACTTAAAAAATGATAATGTACCAAATCATTTATAATCTTTTCTTATAAGCTAAAATTACATGAAAATGGAGTACAGGGGGTATTTCAACACCCTTAATACAAAGAGAAGAAAccaattaaataaaacaaactagaaaaaaaagggaaaatgaaCCAGAACAAGAAGCACACAAAAGCAATCAATCCTGCCCATTCCCAATCCCAATCCCAAAACCAAAtacaattataaaataaatactTAAATATCAAAAGAAATCGGAAACAAAATTGCAGGTTCATAAATACAAAGACTTATTGTAATTGGTTTATCTCAAATTTACCGTGGTCTAGTTTGCCaaatcaatttcaaaaaaaattgccTAATCAATAAAAATTAGTTTGGTTTGGATTATTAgaccatttttttttacaacaaaaacaTATATTGATATAAGAAATTAACCATGAGAACACACTTAAATCAATTAAGCAGTGTTTCTAATataatatacaaaaataattttctaaacCATGAATTTAAAGGAAATATTTGTAATTTtatcttttcagttttttatatcaaaaaaaaagttgcacCCTTCATTCCCTAGACTTCTCTCACTCAACTCCTATGTTTCTTAACTCTTACTACAACTATCATTCCGACACTATATTTTCATTCTTTGATAGTATATGATGTAATTTGATTTAATGAAATGTAACACTATCGttttcattctctctttttTATCATTGTTAATTAATCCAATTTTTCAAATTGTTCGCACTAACATCTTATTATAACCAATTAATAGAGGAGCAGTCAAAAAATAGGATGAGAAAGTAAAGATCATTTGGACTTCTGTGTCCACAAATGTGAACGTAACTCAAGCCATATACGTATCCTTCTAGAGTAGTTGACTACTTCACTACCAACCAGCCAATGAAGTTGAAGATATCAATTCAAACGTATGCGAAAAGTGTGGTAGCCTATCATACACGTGTTTAATTTCTATTTTAACTTCTTCTATGTTTCATCactggggttgtctaaatgacccatgataaagtttgggttaaataatccaccatccaatcacattggagataaatgagttggaaataaattaataaataaaatatagaaatttcaactcacttatctccaatgtgattggatggtgggttatttaacccaaactttatcatgagtcatttaaaCAACCCCTTCATCacttgattttatttttcacaAAAAAGATAGACGTAACTAATTCGTTTATATATtctctttca
This is a stretch of genomic DNA from Lotus japonicus ecotype B-129 chromosome 1, LjGifu_v1.2. It encodes these proteins:
- the LOC130742227 gene encoding pterocarpan synthase 1-like, with product MAKSKALMPTFFISLNLIFLFSSVVTASYSKTISPTLLGFREEKLTHLHFYFHDIVAGPNPSMVIVAEPNGKAPNSLPFGTVVAMDDPLTEGPERDSKLVGTAQGIYTSISQNTPDDMGLMMVMTLAFSEGEFNGSTLCMMGRNMIMRYPVREMAIVGGTGAFRLARGHTEGKFHSVDFTTGDATVEYDVYVYHY